The following are encoded together in the Rhizobium tumorigenes genome:
- the rutF gene encoding NADH-dependent FMN reductase RutF has protein sequence MMGMNMKTSAATDQKIPVADAEALRLTFRDAMARMAAAVNIVTSNGPGGLAGFAATAVCSVTDSPPTLLVCLNRNASVYPAVAANGVLCVNVLSESHQDLSRLFGGKTPVAERFAAAEWSELVTGSPALEDALVSFDCRIAQRAEVGTHEVLMCEVEAIRRRDGGQGLVYFDRNYHTAG, from the coding sequence ATTATGGGGATGAACATGAAAACGTCTGCAGCCACCGACCAGAAGATACCCGTGGCTGATGCCGAAGCGCTGCGGCTCACTTTCCGCGATGCCATGGCGCGCATGGCGGCAGCCGTCAATATCGTCACCAGCAACGGTCCGGGAGGTCTCGCCGGATTTGCCGCGACTGCAGTTTGCAGCGTCACGGACAGCCCGCCGACGCTTCTGGTGTGCCTGAACCGCAATGCCTCCGTCTATCCGGCTGTCGCTGCCAATGGCGTGCTCTGCGTCAATGTCCTGTCGGAAAGCCATCAGGATCTGTCGCGCCTCTTCGGCGGCAAGACGCCGGTTGCCGAGCGCTTTGCAGCTGCCGAGTGGTCGGAACTGGTCACCGGCTCGCCGGCGCTCGAGGACGCGCTCGTGTCGTTCGACTGCCGGATCGCCCAGCGCGCAGAGGTCGGTACCCACGAAGTGCTGATGTGCGAAGTCGAGGCGATCCGTCGGCGCGATGGCGGGCAGGGCCTCGTCTATTTCGACCGAAATTATCACACGGCCGGCTGA
- a CDS encoding amidohydrolase family protein, with protein MTFDLLIRNATLADGRTEIDIGIAGGRIAAIEPKIAANARREIDAGGQLVSSPFVDCHFHMDATLSLGLPRLNTSGTLLEGIALWGELKPLLTQEAVVERALRYCDLAVSQGLLAVRTHVDICDDRLLAVEALLHVKKAVAPYLDLQLVAFPQDGYYRSPTAAANLERALDLGVDLVGGIPHFERTMEDGARSVRALCEIAARRGLRVDLHCDETDDPLSRHIETLACETQRLGLQGRATGSHLTSMHSMDNYYVSKLLPLIAEADVQVVANPLINIMLQGRHDSYPKRRGMTRVKEMREHGINIAFGQDCCMDPWYSLGSGDMLDVAHMGLHVGQLSAREAMRFCFDAVTRNPAKLMGLEGYGLDVGCNGDLVVLQAKDPIEAIRLRATRLFVVRRGKVISETPARGARVSLDGRPDFVDPAAYAPVASEH; from the coding sequence ATGACGTTCGATCTACTCATCCGAAACGCAACGCTTGCGGATGGCCGCACGGAAATCGACATCGGCATCGCCGGCGGCAGGATCGCTGCAATCGAACCGAAGATCGCTGCGAACGCCAGGCGCGAAATCGATGCCGGAGGCCAGCTGGTCTCGAGCCCTTTCGTGGATTGCCATTTTCACATGGATGCCACCCTGTCGCTCGGCCTGCCGCGCTTGAATACGTCCGGTACACTCCTCGAAGGCATCGCGCTGTGGGGCGAACTGAAGCCGTTGCTGACGCAGGAGGCGGTGGTCGAGCGGGCATTGCGCTATTGCGACCTCGCTGTATCGCAAGGGCTGCTCGCGGTGCGGACCCATGTCGATATCTGCGACGACCGGCTTCTGGCTGTCGAGGCGCTGCTACATGTGAAGAAGGCGGTCGCGCCCTATCTCGATTTGCAACTCGTCGCCTTTCCGCAGGATGGATATTACCGTTCGCCGACGGCTGCCGCCAATCTTGAGCGGGCGCTGGATCTCGGTGTCGACCTCGTTGGAGGCATTCCGCATTTCGAGCGGACGATGGAAGACGGCGCGCGTTCGGTGCGGGCGCTTTGCGAGATTGCTGCGAGGCGGGGCCTGCGCGTCGACCTGCATTGCGACGAAACGGACGATCCGCTTTCGCGGCATATCGAGACGCTTGCCTGTGAGACGCAGCGGCTGGGACTGCAAGGCCGCGCGACCGGCTCACACCTGACTTCGATGCATTCGATGGACAATTATTACGTGTCGAAGCTGCTGCCGCTGATAGCCGAGGCGGATGTTCAGGTGGTCGCCAACCCGCTGATCAACATAATGCTGCAGGGGCGCCACGACAGCTACCCGAAGCGGCGTGGCATGACACGGGTGAAGGAGATGCGCGAGCACGGCATCAACATCGCCTTCGGCCAGGATTGCTGCATGGACCCGTGGTATTCGCTCGGCAGCGGCGACATGCTCGATGTCGCGCATATGGGCCTGCATGTCGGGCAGCTGTCGGCTCGCGAGGCAATGCGGTTCTGTTTCGACGCGGTCACCAGAAATCCCGCCAAACTGATGGGGCTGGAAGGCTATGGTCTCGATGTCGGCTGCAACGGCGATCTGGTGGTGCTGCAGGCGAAAGACCCGATCGAGGCAATCCGGCTGCGCGCAACGCGTTTGTTCGTCGTGCGTCGTGGCAAGGTGATCAGCGAGACGCCCGCGAGAGGCGCGAGGGTGTCGCTCGACGGGCGGCCCGATTTCGTCGATCCTGCTGCCTACGCGCCGGTTGCCAGCGAGCATTGA
- a CDS encoding VOC family protein yields MLDQIKGLHHVTSMAEDARTNNKFFTQTLGLRRVKKTVNFDAPDVYHLYYGDEVGAPGSVMTYFPFPKMARGRPGTGEVGTTVFSVPEGSLGFWTDRLAAQGIGGLKADESFGQKRLHFAGPDGDDLALVEVRDDLRQPWLHGGIEADHAIRGFHSVSMRLHDDGATDELLRYMGYQVADTHEGTKRLVIPGGNGADFIDLETMPNIARSLPGAGSVHHVAFSVENRAKQLEVRKLLMDTGHQVTPVIDRDYFWAIYFRTPGGVLFEIATNEPGFDRDEDTAHLGEALKLPPQHAHLRSLLEEHLEPLDA; encoded by the coding sequence ATGCTTGACCAGATCAAAGGCCTCCACCACGTCACATCGATGGCAGAGGATGCCCGCACCAACAACAAGTTCTTCACGCAGACGCTGGGCCTTCGCCGCGTCAAGAAGACTGTCAATTTCGACGCGCCGGATGTGTATCATCTTTACTACGGTGATGAAGTCGGCGCGCCCGGCTCCGTAATGACCTATTTTCCGTTCCCGAAGATGGCGCGAGGCCGTCCCGGTACAGGCGAGGTCGGTACCACGGTGTTCTCGGTTCCCGAAGGTTCGCTCGGTTTCTGGACGGATCGTCTCGCAGCGCAGGGCATCGGCGGTCTGAAGGCCGATGAATCCTTCGGCCAGAAGCGCCTGCACTTTGCAGGTCCCGATGGTGACGACCTTGCGCTTGTCGAGGTCCGGGACGATCTTCGCCAGCCATGGCTGCATGGAGGCATCGAGGCCGATCATGCCATTCGCGGCTTTCACTCGGTGTCGATGCGCCTGCACGACGACGGTGCGACGGACGAACTGCTGCGATACATGGGTTATCAGGTTGCCGATACCCATGAGGGCACAAAGCGGCTGGTCATCCCGGGCGGCAACGGTGCCGATTTCATCGATCTCGAAACCATGCCGAACATCGCCCGTTCGCTGCCGGGGGCAGGGTCGGTCCACCACGTAGCCTTTTCGGTCGAAAACCGCGCCAAGCAACTCGAAGTGCGCAAACTGCTGATGGATACCGGCCATCAGGTGACGCCGGTCATCGATCGCGACTACTTCTGGGCGATCTACTTCCGCACGCCGGGCGGCGTCCTGTTCGAGATTGCCACCAACGAACCTGGCTTCGATCGTGACGAGGATACTGCACATCTCGGCGAGGCACTGAAGCTGCCACCGCAGCATGCCCATCTGCGCTCATTGCTTGAAGAACATCTCGAGCCACTCGACGCTTGA
- a CDS encoding DMT family transporter, with amino-acid sequence MTLAEQSQYRLGVLYVALSALAWSSAGLFMRAIHADLMTILFYRGIVSGGGVFLLFLFIERGGAWRIIGAMRGPSFAAMFLSTAAMISGIGSIYYTSVADSMVIYATVPFITAGVAFLYIHERPSVATMVAAGVALAGVLVMLTGNSAGGGGWFGRALAAIMTLMVAGLAVVMRRHRDVPMLPAMAASGWLCSLVCFWFASPSSVSASDAGLIVAFGLLQNALGLSLYTFGSRLIPAADASLLTALEVPLTPLWVWIFFSETPSSATMIGGPIVLVALFGHIFTEVRRNRVPMVVNPG; translated from the coding sequence GTGACGCTTGCCGAGCAGAGCCAATATCGCCTGGGCGTCCTCTATGTGGCGCTTTCTGCGCTGGCCTGGTCGTCGGCAGGGCTGTTCATGCGGGCAATCCACGCCGATCTGATGACCATCCTTTTCTATCGTGGCATCGTCTCGGGCGGCGGGGTATTCCTGCTTTTCCTGTTCATCGAACGTGGTGGCGCCTGGCGGATCATCGGGGCCATGCGCGGACCGTCGTTTGCCGCAATGTTTTTGTCGACTGCCGCGATGATTAGCGGCATCGGCTCCATCTATTACACCTCCGTCGCCGATTCGATGGTGATCTACGCCACGGTGCCCTTCATCACCGCCGGCGTCGCCTTCCTGTATATCCACGAGCGCCCCAGTGTCGCGACGATGGTTGCTGCCGGAGTGGCGCTGGCCGGGGTCCTGGTGATGCTGACGGGCAATAGCGCCGGTGGCGGAGGCTGGTTCGGGCGCGCCCTTGCGGCGATCATGACGCTGATGGTGGCCGGACTTGCAGTCGTCATGCGCCGCCACCGCGACGTGCCGATGTTGCCGGCCATGGCTGCATCCGGGTGGCTGTGCTCGCTGGTGTGTTTCTGGTTCGCATCGCCATCGTCTGTCTCGGCGAGCGATGCCGGGTTGATCGTCGCCTTCGGATTGCTCCAGAATGCGCTCGGGCTAAGCCTCTATACATTCGGATCCCGTCTTATTCCCGCTGCCGATGCCAGCCTGCTGACCGCGCTCGAGGTGCCGTTGACGCCGCTGTGGGTGTGGATATTCTTCAGCGAGACGCCATCGAGCGCGACGATGATCGGCGGACCGATCGTGCTTGTCGCATTGTTCGGCCATATTTTCACGGAGGTCCGGCGCAACCGGGTGCCGATGGTCGTCAATCCAGGCTGA
- a CDS encoding NAD-dependent epimerase: MRYLITGTGGFIGFHLAKRLLDEGNFVVGFDGMTPYYDVALKEKRHAILARSNGFKPVIAMLEDKAALDRAAELAEPDVIVHLAAQAGVRYSLENPKSYVDSNVTGSFNILELARAIKPKHVLLASTSSVYGANEKMPFAESDKADEQMTIYAATKKSMELMAHSYAHLFDIPTTAFRFFTVYGPWGRPDMALFKFVDAIRNDRPLDIYGEGRMSRDFTYIDDLVEGIVRLIAVPPAEANRIVSDTVIDSLSSTAPFRIVNIGGGAPVELMHYVETIEAALGKKGIRNMLPMQPGDVHHTYAEPGLLVALTGYKPELGVEEGVRRFVKWYLENY; this comes from the coding sequence ATGCGCTACCTGATCACCGGCACCGGTGGCTTCATCGGATTCCATCTCGCCAAGCGACTGCTTGACGAAGGCAATTTCGTTGTCGGCTTCGACGGCATGACTCCGTATTACGATGTCGCGTTGAAGGAAAAGCGGCACGCTATCCTCGCGCGCTCGAACGGCTTCAAGCCGGTCATCGCCATGCTGGAGGACAAGGCGGCGCTTGATCGGGCTGCCGAGCTGGCAGAGCCTGACGTCATCGTCCACCTCGCCGCCCAGGCCGGTGTTCGCTACAGCCTCGAAAATCCGAAATCCTATGTCGATTCCAACGTCACCGGCTCGTTCAACATTCTCGAACTCGCCCGCGCCATCAAGCCGAAGCATGTCCTGCTTGCCTCGACCTCATCGGTCTACGGCGCCAACGAGAAGATGCCGTTTGCCGAAAGCGACAAGGCCGACGAGCAGATGACGATCTACGCCGCGACGAAGAAAAGCATGGAGCTGATGGCCCACAGCTACGCCCATCTCTTCGACATCCCGACAACAGCATTCCGCTTCTTCACCGTCTACGGCCCCTGGGGCCGGCCGGACATGGCGCTGTTCAAGTTCGTCGACGCCATTAGGAACGATCGCCCGCTCGATATCTATGGCGAAGGCCGGATGAGCCGCGACTTCACCTATATCGACGACCTCGTCGAAGGCATCGTCCGCCTGATCGCGGTACCACCAGCGGAGGCGAACCGCATCGTCTCCGATACCGTCATCGATTCGCTGTCGAGCACCGCTCCCTTCCGGATCGTCAACATCGGCGGCGGCGCACCGGTCGAGCTGATGCACTACGTCGAGACGATAGAGGCGGCACTTGGCAAGAAGGGCATCCGCAACATGCTGCCGATGCAGCCGGGCGACGTGCATCATACCTACGCAGAACCCGGCCTGCTCGTCGCCCTGACCGGCTACAAGCCGGAGCTGGGCGTCGAGGAAGGTGTCAGGCGGTTCGTCAAATGGTATCTCGAAAACTACTGA
- a CDS encoding alpha/beta hydrolase produces the protein MTSTYVHRLRAGAPGKPIFFVFHGTGGDENQFFDFASQLLPEATIVSPRGDVAEHGAARFFRRTGEGVYDMDDLARATAKMVGFVKSLADEHKASAVIGLGFSNGANILANVLIEEGDLFDASILMHPLMPFEPRDNTGLAGSKVLITAGERDPIAPVSLTKALADYFARQKADVTLEWHLGGHDIRPNEIEAVRTLLAAYA, from the coding sequence ATGACATCGACATATGTGCACCGGCTGCGAGCCGGTGCGCCGGGGAAGCCGATATTCTTCGTCTTTCACGGTACAGGCGGCGATGAGAACCAGTTTTTCGACTTTGCCAGCCAGTTGCTGCCGGAGGCGACCATCGTCTCGCCGCGCGGCGACGTCGCCGAACATGGCGCTGCCCGCTTTTTTCGCCGCACCGGCGAGGGCGTCTACGACATGGACGATCTTGCCCGGGCGACGGCGAAGATGGTTGGCTTCGTCAAAAGCCTGGCGGATGAGCACAAGGCGTCGGCGGTTATCGGCCTCGGCTTTTCGAATGGGGCCAATATCCTTGCCAATGTCCTGATCGAGGAAGGCGACCTTTTCGACGCCTCTATTCTGATGCATCCACTGATGCCGTTCGAACCGCGCGACAATACCGGTCTGGCGGGCTCGAAGGTACTGATCACGGCCGGCGAGCGAGACCCGATTGCACCGGTCTCCCTGACGAAGGCGCTTGCGGATTACTTTGCCCGCCAGAAGGCGGATGTGACGCTCGAATGGCATCTGGGCGGTCACGATATCCGGCCAAACGAGATCGAAGCGGTGCGGACGCTGCTTGCAGCCTATGCCTGA